One Solea senegalensis isolate Sse05_10M linkage group LG21, IFAPA_SoseM_1, whole genome shotgun sequence DNA segment encodes these proteins:
- the kcnt1a gene encoding potassium channel subfamily T member 2: MQLTQEGESVKGDSTLTTAALQSHGSAGSLAKMCSECYVNQSFVNDDGTVNHHKPRSSPAPLQTNSNSSEVILDISNLKMEQPESEVPPLPPRFRFRDLLLGDQSFQNEDRVQVEFYVNENTFKERLKLFFIKNQRSSLRIRVFNFSLKLLTCLLYIIRVVTDPGQATSASNSTEQQITSSGNNKCVDCQWNGSVQDREINWELIFWVDRKAPVWAIQVIVAIISFLETMLLMYLSYKGNIWEQIFQVSFLLEMINTVPFIITIFWPSIQNIFIPVFLNCWLAKCALENMINDVHRAIQRTNSAMFNQVLILICTLLCLVFTGTCGIQHLERAGRNLSLFNSFYFCIVTFSTVGFGDVTPRIWPSQLLVVIMICVALVVLPLQFEELIYLWMERQKSGGNYSRHRAQTEKHVVLCVSALKIDLLMDFLNEFYAHPRLQDYYVVILCPTEMDLQVRRVLQIPLWSQRVIYLQGSVLKDQDLLRAKMDDAEACFILSSRNEADRMAADHQTILRAWAVKDFAPNCPLYVQILKPENKFHVKFADHVVCEEEFKYAMLALNCVCPATSTLVTLLVHTSRGREGQQSPEQWQRMYGCCSGNEVYHIRLCDSKFFGEHNGKSFTYASFHAHKKYGVCLIGIKREDNKSILLNPGPRHIMAATDTCYYINITKEENSAFIFNQEERKGRSAGGIYDGPSQLPVHSIIASMGTVAMDLQNTSPPDVSGGQLVPPTVNGTGSRRPSIAPVQELADSASILPCDLLGDQSEDDSVFTDEKDNSSPEYVKGYPPNSPYIGSSPTLCHLLAEKAPFCCLRLDQGCRHNSFEDAKAYGFKNKLIIVSAETAGNGLYNFIVPLRAYYRPRKELNPIVLLLDNPPDNHFLEAICCFPMVYYMAGTIDNLDSLLQCGIIYADNLVVVDKESTMSAEEDYMADAKTIVNVQTMFRLFPSLSIITELTHPSNMRFMQFRAKDCYSLALSKLEKKERDKGSNLAFMFRLPFAAGRVFSISMLDTLLYQSFVKDYMILIARLLLGLDTTPGSGYLCAMKVNEEDLWISTYGRLFQKLCSSSAEIPIGIYRTESHIFNSSESQVSVSVDDCEDTKDRADEPRSNDQSDHPLLRKKSMQWARRLSKKSMRWQGMSRDSSKDHGQRIAQQRLNLYRRSEREELSELVRNRMRHLGLPTSGYEDLTNLTASDVMNRVNLGYLQDEQNDQQNTLSYVLINPSPDTRLELNDIVYLIRSDPLAHVPDEPPVHSSSLKERHESSFDVREDTQL; the protein is encoded by the exons GGTGCAGGTGGAGTTTTACGTGAACGAAAACACCTTCAAGGAACGTCTGAAGCTTTTCTTCATCAAAAACCAAAGATCAA GCCTAAGGATTCGAGTGTTCAACTTCTCGCTGAAGCTGCTCACCTGTCTGCTGTACATCATCAGAGTGGTTACAGACCCTGGTCAGGCCACCAGCGCCAGTAACAGCACAGAACAACAAATCACTTCCAGTGGCAACAACAAATG TGTGGACTGTCAGTGGAACGGATCAGTGCAGGACAGAGAAATTAACTG GGAGCTGATCTTCTGGGTGGATAGAAAAGCTCCTGTCTGGGCCATTCAA GTCATTGTGGCCATCATAAGTTTCCTGGAGACGATGTTGTTGATGTATCTGAGCTACAAg gggAACATTTGGGAGCAGATTTTCCAGGTGTCCTTTCTTCTGGAGATGATCAACACCGTTCCCTTCATCATAACa ATCTTCTGGCCCTCGATTCAGAACATCTTCATCCCCGTGTTTCTCAACTGCTGGCTGGCCAAATGTGCTCTGGAGAATATGATT aacGACGTGCACAGAGCCATCCAGAGGACAAACTCAGCCATGTTCAACCAGGTCCTGATTCTCATCTGCACTTTACTCTGCCTTGTTTTCACTGG CACATGTGGAATCCAGCATCTGGAGCGAGCGGGAAGGAACCTCTCACTCTTCAACTCCTTCTACTTCTGCATCGTCACCTTCTCCACCGTGGGCTTCGGAGACGTTACTCCCCGCATATGGCCGTCCCAGCTGCTGGTTGTCATCATGATCTGTGTGGCTCTGGTAGTTCTGCCTCTCCAG tttgagGAGCTGATCTACCTGTGGATGGAAAGACAGAAGTCTGGAGGGAATTACAGCCGTCACAGAGCTCAGACAGAGAAACATGTTGTACTGTGCGTCAGCGCACTCAAAATAGACCTGCTCATGGATTTCCTCAACGAGTTCTACGCCCATCCTAGACTGCAG GATTACTACGTGGTGATCCTGTGCCCGACTGAGATGGACCTCCAGGTGCGGAGAGTTCTGCAGATCCCACTGTGGTCACAGAGGGTCATTTATCTGCAGGGATCTGTCCTCAAGGATCAGGATCTACTCCGGGCCAA AATGGATGACGCAGAGGCTTGTTTCATTCTGAGCAGTCGGAATGAGGCAGATCGCATGGCTGCG GACCATCAGACCATCCTGAGAGCCTGGGCAGTGAAGGACTTTGCACCAAACTGTCCCCTTTATGTGCAAATACTGAAACCAGAAAACAAGTTCCACGTAAAATTCGCTG atcatgttgtgtgtgaggaagaaTTCAAGTATGCCATGTTGGCTCTCAactgtgtttgccctgcaacGTCCACCTTGGTCACTCTCCTCGTACACACCTCCCGTGGACG GGAAGGACAACAGTCTCCAGAGCAGTGGCAGAGGATGTACGGGTGTTGTTCTGGCAACGAGGTCTACCACATCCGACTGTGCGACAGCAAGTTCTTTGGAGAGCATAATGGCAAAAGCTTCACATACGCCTCCTTCCATGCTCACAAGAA GTATGGCGTGTGTCTGATTGGAATAAAGAGGGAAGACAACAAGAGCATCCTCCTGAACCCTGGCCCGCGCCACATCATGGCCGCCACAGACACCTGCTACTACATCAACATCACCAAGGAGGAGAACTCGGCGTTCATCTTCAaccaggaggagaggaagggacgATCTGCTGGGGGAATCTACGATGGGCCCTCACAGCTTCCTGTGCACAGCATCATTGCGAGCATGG GTACTGTTGCCATGGATCTTCAGAATACGAGTCCGCCCGACGTCTCAGGTGGACAACTGGTCCCGCCGACAGTGAACGGGACGGGGAGCCGCCGGCCGAGCATCGCTCCCGTTCAGGAGCTcgctgactccgcctccatccTGCCCTGTGACCTTCTTGGCGACCAGTCGGAGGATGACTCGGTTTTTACAGATGAGAAAGACAACTCGTCACCTGA GTATGTGAAAGGTTATCCCCCGAACTCTCCGTACATTGGGAGCTCGCCCACCTTGTGCCATCTGTTGGCTGAAAAAGCCCCGTTTTGCTGCCTACGACTGGACCAG GGCTGCAGGCACAACAGTTTTGAGGACGCAAAGGCTTACGGTTTTAAAAACAAGCTGATCATCGTGTCAGCCGAGACCGCGGGGAACGGCCTCTATAACTTCATAGTGCCTCTCAGAGCGTACTACAGACCCAGGAAAGAGCTCAACCCCATTGTATTGCTGCTGGATAACCC GCCAGATAATCACTTTCTGGAGGCAATCTGCTGTTTCCCTATGGTCTACTACATGGCTGGGACTATAGACAA ccttGACAGTCTGCTGCAGTGTGGTATTATCTATGCAGATAATTTGGTTGTTGTGGATAAGGAGAGCACAATGAGTGCCGAGGAGGACTACATGGCCGACGCTAAAACCATTGTCAATGTGCAGACCATGTTCAG ATTGTTTCCCAGTCTCAGCATCATCACGGAGCTTACTCATCCATCCAACATGAGATTCATGCAGTTCAGAGCAAAGGACTGTTATTCACTGGCTCTCTCCAAGCTGGAGAAG AAAGAGCGCGATAAAGGCTCTAACTTGGCCTTCATGTTTCGCCTTCCCTTTGCTGCGGGCCGGGTGTTCAGCATCAGCATGCTGGACACACTGCTCTATCAG TCGTTTGTGAAGGACTACATGATCCTCATCGCGAGGCTGCTTCTGGGACTGGACACCACTCCCGGATCAGGATACCTCTGTGCT ATGAAAGTGAACGAGGAGGATCTGTGGATCAGCACGTACGGCAGACTCTTCCAGAAACTCTGCTCCTCCAGTGCGGAAATTCCCATCGGCATCTATCGCACGGAGTCCCACATTTTCAATTCTTCTGAG TCTCAGGTGTCGGTCAGTGTGGACGACTGCGAGGACACCAAGGACAGAGCGGACGAGCCCCGCAGCAACGACCAGTCGGATCACCCCCTGCTGAGGAAGAAGAGCATGCAGTGGGCGCGGCGGCTCAGTAAGAAGAGCATGAGGTGGCAGGGCATGAGCAGGGACTCCAGCAAAGACCACGGCCAGCGCATCGCACAGCAGCGCCTCAACCTCTACAGACGCTCCGAGAGGGAGGAGCTGTCCGAACTGGTCCGCAACCGCATGAGACACCTGGGCCTCCCCACGTCGGGATATG AAGACCTGACTAATCTGACTGCTAGTGATGTCATGAACAGAGTCAATCTGGGATATTTACAAG atgaaCAGAACGATCAACAAAACACCCTCTCATACGTCCTGATTAACCCGTCTCCTGATACCAGACTGGAGCTCAATGACATTGT GTACCTGATTCGTTCAGACCCCCTCGCTCATGTCCCAGATGAGCCGCCCgtccacagcagcagcctgaAAGAGAGACACGAGTCCAGCTTTGACGTCAGAGAGGACACGCAGCTTTGA